In one Rhinopithecus roxellana isolate Shanxi Qingling chromosome 1, ASM756505v1, whole genome shotgun sequence genomic region, the following are encoded:
- the DPH3 gene encoding DPH3 homolog isoform X1: MAVFHDEVEIEDFQYDEDSETYFYPCPCGDNFSITKEDLENGEDVATCPSCSLIIKVIYDKDQFVCGETVPAPSANKELVHC, translated from the exons ATGGCAGTGTTTCATGACGAAGTGGAAATCGAGGACTTCCAATATGACGAGGACTCGGAGACGTATTTCTATCCCTGCCCATGTGGAGATAACTTCTCCATCACCAAG GAAGATTTGGAGAATGGGGAAGACGTTGCAACGTGTCCTAGCTGCTCTCTCATTATAAAAGTGATTTATGACAAA GATCAGTTTGTGTGTGGAGAAACAGTCCCAGCCCCTTCAGCCAACAAAGAATTAGTTCATTGCTGA
- the DPH3 gene encoding DPH3 homolog isoform X2 produces MAVFHDEVEIEDFQYDEDSETYFYPCPCGDNFSITKDQFVCGETVPAPSANKELVHC; encoded by the exons ATGGCAGTGTTTCATGACGAAGTGGAAATCGAGGACTTCCAATATGACGAGGACTCGGAGACGTATTTCTATCCCTGCCCATGTGGAGATAACTTCTCCATCACCAAG GATCAGTTTGTGTGTGGAGAAACAGTCCCAGCCCCTTCAGCCAACAAAGAATTAGTTCATTGCTGA